In the Cellvibrio sp. KY-GH-1 genome, GTTTATTTATTCTAAGCTCGCTTGCCATTGGTTTGGCAGAGGTTAGGTTTGCTGTATTTCCATCCTTGGCGCAGTTGTTTCAAATACCAGAGGCATGGCTGATTGCTCTGAATCAGTGGCTTGTTGATTATTCATCTCTTCGCCATTTTCTACTGATGGCGGGAATCTATTTATTACCAGCCACATTTTTATTGTTCTATTTGTTGGCGGGAATTTTCGGGTTGTGGTTGCAGACTCGCAAGTCTGAATCCGTTCAGTCTCCACAATTAATTAACCAGTTGGATGCCTTGCGCCAGTTGATAGACATCCAGCGTACCATTCAATTAGTGGTATCGCGTGATGTGGATTCACCGCAGACCTGGGGATTGTTTCGCCCAGTGATTATGTTGCCACGCGAGGTGTTGTTATGGGATGAAGACAAACAGCTTAGCGTATTGATTCATGAGTTGGGGCATATTGCTCGCTGGGATTGGCTGACGACTCTGTTGGTAAAAATCACCTGCGCGTGTTTTTGGTTTTTGTTGCCGGTCTGGTGGATCGCGCGTCAAATTTATCAACAAGCCGAAATCGCGTGCGATGATTACATTTTTAAGTTGCGCGATAAGCACTTGGTATACGCACAAAATCTGTTGGCGATTGCCGGCACTGAAAAGCCGGTGCCGCACACGGAAAGCTTGCGTATGCGTGGTCATTCGCCGGTATATCAACGCATTATGGCGCTTTTGGATAAGCAGCGCCCACATCAGTCAGTACCTATGGAGGATGCGCAGTACTGGGTAATTTGCGCCGTATTATTGCTAGCATTTTTTGCCAGTGTGCAATTAATTCCGTTGCAGGAGCAATTGCGTAAACAGGCGAATTATTTACTATCGATTCAGTGGCCCGATGAAGAATCTGAAATTGTTGCATCGGAAAATAGCGCAGTTGTCGAAGAGGAATTTAGCTGGGAGTTATTGCAACGATTGAAACCGATCGAGCCACACCCCTTGCCGCGGGATTTTATGGAGGAAACCCTGGTCAGTGTTGCGAAACCGAATAAGCAAGATCTACAAGAGGATGTCGTCATACCCAATGCGAGTGAGCAATC is a window encoding:
- a CDS encoding M56 family metallopeptidase, whose product is MNTQFVASIIVSGVIKPIALLLLIAVLGWFVRKKSASLQHFVLSLGVISLFILSSLAIGLAEVRFAVFPSLAQLFQIPEAWLIALNQWLVDYSSLRHFLLMAGIYLLPATFLLFYLLAGIFGLWLQTRKSESVQSPQLINQLDALRQLIDIQRTIQLVVSRDVDSPQTWGLFRPVIMLPREVLLWDEDKQLSVLIHELGHIARWDWLTTLLVKITCACFWFLLPVWWIARQIYQQAEIACDDYIFKLRDKHLVYAQNLLAIAGTEKPVPHTESLRMRGHSPVYQRIMALLDKQRPHQSVPMEDAQYWVICAVLLLAFFASVQLIPLQEQLRKQANYLLSIQWPDEESEIVASENSAVVEEEFSWELLQRLKPIEPHPLPRDFMEETLVSVAKPNKQDLQEDVVIPNASEQSTAIQIPSIQVQGYLPLELATPEYPASALQKGLEGWVRVEFSIDSQGGIVDPQIVEHEPSAIFDRAVLSALKKSRYRPQLLDGQPVIVHGVTETFRFQLTPANPGMRRR